Proteins encoded in a region of the Salminus brasiliensis chromosome 2, fSalBra1.hap2, whole genome shotgun sequence genome:
- the tmem19 gene encoding transmembrane protein 19, with amino-acid sequence MHFEDELLVKEYINMMTDIIVLCFTLAISLSFWVISITASTYYGTLQPVSPWRWLFSVLAPLILTSRALRRKSLDHGGALGALLVGFILTIANMSFFAALLAFFITSTKLTRWKGDVKKRIDSEYKEGGQRNWVQVFCNGGVPTELALLYMIEVGPGEMPVDFEKQYSASWMCLSLLGALACSTGDTWASEVGPVLSKSKPRLITTWKKVPAGTNGGVTTIGLIASFLGGATVGTAYFITQLLMVNELHLAVPQWPIVVYGAMAGFLGSMLDSFLGANMQYSGYDESTGKVVNYESPTVKRICGKPILDNNGVNLFSSILIALFLPGFAWGFWPRH; translated from the exons ATGCATTTTGAAGATGAGCTATTGGTAAAGGAATACATCAACATGATGACTGATATTATAGTATTGTGTTTCACCTTGGCCATCTCACTGTCCTTCTGGGTCATATCCATAACTGCTAGCACATACTATG GTACGTTGCAGCCTGTATCTCCATGGAGATGGCTCTTCTCTGTTCTGGCCCCCCTAATTCTCACGTCTCGTGCTTTGAGGAGAAAGAGTCTTGATCATGGTGGTGCCCTGGGAG CACTGCTGGTTGGCTTTATTCTTACCATTGCCAACATGAGTTTCTTTGCAGCTCTACTTGCATTTTTTATAACCTCCACCAAACTGACAAGATGGAAGGGTGATGTCAAGAAGCGCATTGACTCAGAATATAAAGAAg GTGGCCAAAGGAACTGGGTTCAAGTTTTCTGTAATGGGGGTGTGCCCACAGAACTAGCTTTGCTCTATATGATTGAAGTTGGTCCAGGGGAGATGCCTGTGGATTTTGAGAAGCAGTATTCTGCTTCCTGGATGTGCCTGTCACTGCTGGGAGCTTTGGCTTGTAGCACAGGAGACACATGGGCTTCAGAAGTAGGTCCAGTTCTTAGTAAGAGCAAACCCAGGCTCATTACCACCTGGAAGAAAGTCCCGGCAG GTACCAATGGAGGAGTCACTACAATTGGTCTTATAGCCAGCTTCCTCGGTGGAGCCACAGTGGGAACAGCTTACTTTATCACTCAGCTGCTGATGGTTAATGAACTGCACCTAGCAGTTCCTCAGTGGCCCATTGTTGTGTATGGAGCTATGGCTGGCTTTCTTGGCTCTATGCTTGACTCTTTCTTGGGAGCAAACATGCAGTATTCCG GGTATGATGAAAGCACTGGAAAAGTTGTAAACTATGAGTCTCCAACAGTCAAGAGAATATGTGGGAAGCCCATTCTGGATAATAACGGTGTAAACCTTTTTTCCTCTATTCTCATAGCTCTGTTCCTACCAGGATTTGCGTGGGGATTCTGGCCAAGGCACTGA
- the LOC140549280 gene encoding leucine-rich repeat-containing G-protein coupled receptor 5-like isoform X4, which yields MLSQAYCRSDSTPLLKCFTGPSSKRLAGNDLKDIPKGAFDGLSSLKILMLQNNQLQEVPSEAFQSLRNLQSLRLDANHIFRVPQQSFDGLSTLRHLWLDDNALTEVPVDALGSLSSLQAMTLALNKITYIPDRAFANLSSLVVLHLNNNRVLSLGKQSFDGLQSLETLDLNYNSLEEFPVAIRTLRTLKELGFHNNNIKSIPEHAFTGNPSLLTIFFYDNPIQFVGQSAFQHLPELRTLSLNGAANITEFPDLTGTYSLERLAITGAKITSLPSTLCEQLPNLQMLDLSYNEIQTLPSLQGCTKIQKIDLHHNLIHELRADTFRGLPSLKSLDLAWNKLCSLDPFSFSGLPALTKLICRIWITVPLCRDLTSNQLSSVPVGDLHALTHLKLSGNVDLQELLPVKSFPRLRVMEMPYAFQCCAFLTCEKYGSPGGKEKNNSNDLGRKEVIVPSQGDELEDFFLDSEDEPVSHSSIQCAPTPGPFRPCSHLFESWIIRSGVWIIAVMSLVCNAMVMVSIFLSPTFLSPVKLLVGLLALVNSLMGLWSGAMAIVDALTFGSFALYGARWESSTSCKLTGVVSVFASHTSVFLLTVAAAERGFSVQRGKATAECRTLTAVVKLAVSLCFIIGLAITAVPLLHVGENSISSLCLPLPLGEHSGLGFMVVQVLVNSLCYLIMTITYTRLYCSLEKGEADKLWDCSMIRHVAWLLFANCVLYFPVAFLSFSALLRLSAVGPDMVKSVLLVVVPLPACFNPLLYVLFNPHFKEDLGLLLRQTQVTLLRSRHLSLLSLDSEDAEKQSCDSTQTLVTFTSSTKPGSKSAPPAPLAQSMKAHHLAMHYVCTS from the exons GCGTTTAGATGCAAATCACATATTCAGGGTGCCACAGCAATCTTTTGATGGGCTGTCTACCTTGCGCCACCTGTGGCTAGATGACAATGCTCTGACAGAAGTACCTGTTGATGCCCTGGGTTCCCTCTCCTCCTTGCAGGCGATGACACTCGCTCTCAACAAGATCACCTACATCCCAGACCGGGCATTCGCTAATCTATCAAGTCTGGTGGTCCT GCATCTCAATAACAACAGAGTGCTCTCCCTGGGAAAACAGAGCTTTGATGGGCTACAGAGCCTGGAGACTCT AGATCTGAATTACAACAGTCTGGAGGAGTTCCCTGTTGCTATCAGAACTTTGAGGACCCTAAAAGAGTT GGGCTttcacaacaacaacattaagTCCATCCCTGAGCATGCCTTCACTGGAAACCCCTCTCTCTTGACAAT attCTTCTATGACAACCCAATTCAGTTTGTTGGTCAGTCAGCTTTCCAGCACCTGCCAGAGCTCAGAACACT GTCTTTAAATGGAGCAGCAAATATTACAGAGTTTCCTGATCTCACCGGAACATATAGTCTTGAGAGGCT TGCTATAACAGGAGCAAAAATTACATCTCTTCCCAGCACTCTGTGTGAGCAGCTTCCCAACTTGCAGATGCT AGATCTCTCATACAATGAAATTCAAACTCTGCCCAGTCTCCAAGGTTGTACGAAGATCCAAAAGAT TGATCTCCATCATAATCTGATCCATGAGCTGCGAGCGGACACGTTTCGGGGTTTGCCTTCACTAAAGTCCCT TGACCTGGCCTGGAATAAGCTGTGCTCTTTGGACCCTTTCTCCTTCTCAGGGCTGCCAGCCCTCACTAAACT CATTTGCAGGATTTGGATAACTGTACCTCTCTGCAGGGATCTCACTTCTAATCAGCTGTCCTCAGTACCTGTGGGAGATCTCCATGCTTTAACCCACTTAAAACTGTCTGGCAATGTGGATCTACAAGAGCTACTACCAGTGAAAAGTTTTCCCAGACTAAG GGTCATGGAGATGCCGTATGCATTTCAGTGCTGTGCATTTTTGACTTGCGAGAAATATGGTAGTCCTGGTGGAAAAGAGAAGAACAACAGCAATGATTTAGGAAGAAAGGAGGTCATAGTGCCCAGCCAAG GAGATGAGCTTGAGGATTTTTTTCTGGACTCTGAAGATGAGCCTGTATCTCACAGCTCTATCCAGTGCGCACCAACACCAG GTCCGTTCCGGCCATGTTCTCATCTATTTGAGAGCTGGATAATCCGAAGTGGAGTTTGGATCATTGCAGTGATGTCCTTAGTTTGTAATGCTATGGTGATGGTTTCCATCTTCCTATCTCCAACATTTTtgtctcctgtaaagctgctggtgGGGTTGCTTGCACTGGTCAACAGTCTGATGGGATTATGGAGTGGGGCTATGGCTATTGTGGATGCCCTCACCTTTGGTAGTTTTGCTTTATATGGTGCTCGCTGGGAGAGCAGTACTAGCTGTAAGCTCACAGGGGTTGTGTCTGTCTTTGCATCACATACTAGTGTCTTCCTCTTGACTGTGGCAGCTGCGGAGAGGGGCTTTTCTGTCCAGAGAGGGAAAGCTACAGCAGAATGCAGGACATTGACTGCAGTGGTTAAGCTAGCAGTGTCACTTTGCTTTATCATTGGCTTGGCCATAACAGCAGTGCCTCTCCTACATGTTGGTGAAAACAGTATTTCTTCGCTCTGCCTTCCCCTGCCACTTGGTGAACACTCTGGTCTGGGCTTCATGGTGGTACAAGTGCTGGTGAACTCTTTGTGCTACCTCATTATGACCATCACTTACACACGCTTGTACTGTAGCCTGGAGAAGGGGGAGGCTGACAAGTTGTGGGACTGCTCCATGATCCGTCATGTGGCATGGCTTCTTTTCGCAAACTGTGTCCTCTACTTCCCTGTAGCATTTCTCTCGTTTTCTGCCCTGCTCAGACTCTCTGCAGTGGGCCCAGACATGGTCAAATCAGTGCTCCTGGTGGTAGTACCCCTCCCTGCCTGCTTTAACCCTTTGCTTTATGTGCTTTTCAACCCCCACTTTAAAGAAGACCTGGGACTCCTGCTCAGACAGACTCAGGTTACACTGTTGAGAAGCAGACACTTAAGTCTGTTATCACTTGATTCAGAGGACGCAGAAAAGCAGTCCTGTGACTCCACACAAACATTGGTCACTTTCACCAGTTCAACTAAACCAGGAAGCAAATCAGCACCTCCAGCACCTTTGGCACAGAGTATGAAGGCCCACCACCTTGCCATGCACTATGTTTGTACATCATAA
- the LOC140549280 gene encoding leucine-rich repeat-containing G-protein coupled receptor 5-like isoform X5, producing MNNISHLPSNAFSNLHFLEELRLAGNDLKDIPKGAFDGLSSLKILMLQNNQLQEVPSEAFQSLRNLQSLRLDANHIFRVPQQSFDGLSTLRHLWLDDNALTEVPVDALGSLSSLQAMTLALNKITYIPDRAFANLSSLVVLHLNNNRVLSLGKQSFDGLQSLETLDLNYNSLEEFPVAIRTLRTLKELGFHNNNIKSIPEHAFTGNPSLLTIFFYDNPIQFVGQSAFQHLPELRTLSLNGAANITEFPDLTGTYSLERLAITGAKITSLPSTLCEQLPNLQMLDLSYNEIQTLPSLQGCTKIQKIDLHHNLIHELRADTFRGLPSLKSLDLAWNKLCSLDPFSFSGLPALTKLICRIWITVPLCRDLTSNQLSSVPVGDLHALTHLKLSGNVDLQELLPVKSFPRLRVMEMPYAFQCCAFLTCEKYGSPGGKEKNNSNDLGRKEVIVPSQGDELEDFFLDSEDEPVSHSSIQCAPTPGPFRPCSHLFESWIIRSGVWIIAVMSLVCNAMVMVSIFLSPTFLSPVKLLVGLLALVNSLMGLWSGAMAIVDALTFGSFALYGARWESSTSCKLTGVVSVFASHTSVFLLTVAAAERGFSVQRGKATAECRTLTAVVKLAVSLCFIIGLAITAVPLLHVGENSISSLCLPLPLGEHSGLGFMVVQVLVNSLCYLIMTITYTRLYCSLEKGEADKLWDCSMIRHVAWLLFANCVLYFPVAFLSFSALLRLSAVGPDMVKSVLLVVVPLPACFNPLLYVLFNPHFKEDLGLLLRQTQVTLLRSRHLSLLSLDSEDAEKQSCDSTQTLVTFTSSTKPGSKSAPPAPLAQSMKAHHLAMHYVCTS from the exons GCGTTTAGATGCAAATCACATATTCAGGGTGCCACAGCAATCTTTTGATGGGCTGTCTACCTTGCGCCACCTGTGGCTAGATGACAATGCTCTGACAGAAGTACCTGTTGATGCCCTGGGTTCCCTCTCCTCCTTGCAGGCGATGACACTCGCTCTCAACAAGATCACCTACATCCCAGACCGGGCATTCGCTAATCTATCAAGTCTGGTGGTCCT GCATCTCAATAACAACAGAGTGCTCTCCCTGGGAAAACAGAGCTTTGATGGGCTACAGAGCCTGGAGACTCT AGATCTGAATTACAACAGTCTGGAGGAGTTCCCTGTTGCTATCAGAACTTTGAGGACCCTAAAAGAGTT GGGCTttcacaacaacaacattaagTCCATCCCTGAGCATGCCTTCACTGGAAACCCCTCTCTCTTGACAAT attCTTCTATGACAACCCAATTCAGTTTGTTGGTCAGTCAGCTTTCCAGCACCTGCCAGAGCTCAGAACACT GTCTTTAAATGGAGCAGCAAATATTACAGAGTTTCCTGATCTCACCGGAACATATAGTCTTGAGAGGCT TGCTATAACAGGAGCAAAAATTACATCTCTTCCCAGCACTCTGTGTGAGCAGCTTCCCAACTTGCAGATGCT AGATCTCTCATACAATGAAATTCAAACTCTGCCCAGTCTCCAAGGTTGTACGAAGATCCAAAAGAT TGATCTCCATCATAATCTGATCCATGAGCTGCGAGCGGACACGTTTCGGGGTTTGCCTTCACTAAAGTCCCT TGACCTGGCCTGGAATAAGCTGTGCTCTTTGGACCCTTTCTCCTTCTCAGGGCTGCCAGCCCTCACTAAACT CATTTGCAGGATTTGGATAACTGTACCTCTCTGCAGGGATCTCACTTCTAATCAGCTGTCCTCAGTACCTGTGGGAGATCTCCATGCTTTAACCCACTTAAAACTGTCTGGCAATGTGGATCTACAAGAGCTACTACCAGTGAAAAGTTTTCCCAGACTAAG GGTCATGGAGATGCCGTATGCATTTCAGTGCTGTGCATTTTTGACTTGCGAGAAATATGGTAGTCCTGGTGGAAAAGAGAAGAACAACAGCAATGATTTAGGAAGAAAGGAGGTCATAGTGCCCAGCCAAG GAGATGAGCTTGAGGATTTTTTTCTGGACTCTGAAGATGAGCCTGTATCTCACAGCTCTATCCAGTGCGCACCAACACCAG GTCCGTTCCGGCCATGTTCTCATCTATTTGAGAGCTGGATAATCCGAAGTGGAGTTTGGATCATTGCAGTGATGTCCTTAGTTTGTAATGCTATGGTGATGGTTTCCATCTTCCTATCTCCAACATTTTtgtctcctgtaaagctgctggtgGGGTTGCTTGCACTGGTCAACAGTCTGATGGGATTATGGAGTGGGGCTATGGCTATTGTGGATGCCCTCACCTTTGGTAGTTTTGCTTTATATGGTGCTCGCTGGGAGAGCAGTACTAGCTGTAAGCTCACAGGGGTTGTGTCTGTCTTTGCATCACATACTAGTGTCTTCCTCTTGACTGTGGCAGCTGCGGAGAGGGGCTTTTCTGTCCAGAGAGGGAAAGCTACAGCAGAATGCAGGACATTGACTGCAGTGGTTAAGCTAGCAGTGTCACTTTGCTTTATCATTGGCTTGGCCATAACAGCAGTGCCTCTCCTACATGTTGGTGAAAACAGTATTTCTTCGCTCTGCCTTCCCCTGCCACTTGGTGAACACTCTGGTCTGGGCTTCATGGTGGTACAAGTGCTGGTGAACTCTTTGTGCTACCTCATTATGACCATCACTTACACACGCTTGTACTGTAGCCTGGAGAAGGGGGAGGCTGACAAGTTGTGGGACTGCTCCATGATCCGTCATGTGGCATGGCTTCTTTTCGCAAACTGTGTCCTCTACTTCCCTGTAGCATTTCTCTCGTTTTCTGCCCTGCTCAGACTCTCTGCAGTGGGCCCAGACATGGTCAAATCAGTGCTCCTGGTGGTAGTACCCCTCCCTGCCTGCTTTAACCCTTTGCTTTATGTGCTTTTCAACCCCCACTTTAAAGAAGACCTGGGACTCCTGCTCAGACAGACTCAGGTTACACTGTTGAGAAGCAGACACTTAAGTCTGTTATCACTTGATTCAGAGGACGCAGAAAAGCAGTCCTGTGACTCCACACAAACATTGGTCACTTTCACCAGTTCAACTAAACCAGGAAGCAAATCAGCACCTCCAGCACCTTTGGCACAGAGTATGAAGGCCCACCACCTTGCCATGCACTATGTTTGTACATCATAA